One segment of Bacteroides caecimuris DNA contains the following:
- the lipB gene encoding lipoyl(octanoyl) transferase LipB produces the protein MKTFFIDWSLISYTEAWQRQTEWFDNIVRAKAQGESYENRIVMCEHPHVYTLGRSGKVNNMLLSDEQLKAMDATLYHIDRGGDITYHGPGQLVCYPIVNLEEFQLGLKEYVHLLEEAVIRVCASYGIEAGRLEKATGVWLEGDTPRARKICAIGVRSSHYVTMHGLALNVNTDLRYFSYIHPCGFIDKGVTSLRQELKYDVPMDEVKQRLEEELRKLFQLPVARCGA, from the coding sequence ATGAAAACATTTTTTATTGATTGGAGTTTGATATCGTACACCGAAGCATGGCAACGGCAAACAGAATGGTTTGATAACATTGTCCGGGCAAAAGCTCAGGGCGAGAGTTATGAAAACCGTATTGTGATGTGCGAACATCCCCATGTTTATACATTAGGACGTAGCGGGAAGGTAAATAATATGTTGTTGAGTGATGAACAACTGAAAGCAATGGATGCCACCCTTTATCATATTGATCGGGGAGGGGACATTACTTATCATGGTCCGGGACAATTGGTATGTTATCCGATAGTAAACTTGGAGGAATTTCAGTTAGGATTGAAAGAGTATGTTCATTTGCTGGAAGAAGCGGTGATTCGGGTATGTGCTTCTTATGGCATTGAGGCCGGACGTCTGGAGAAAGCGACGGGAGTCTGGTTGGAGGGTGATACTCCTCGTGCGCGTAAGATTTGTGCTATCGGAGTGAGAAGCAGCCATTATGTCACCATGCATGGACTGGCTTTGAATGTGAATACTGATTTACGTTATTTCAGTTATATCCACCCTTGCGGATTTATAGATAAAGGCGTCACTTCTCTTCGTCAAGAATTAAAGTATGATGTGCCGATGGACGAAGTGAAGCAACGCCTCGAAGAGGAACTTAGAAAACTATTCCAACTCCCAGTTGCCAGGTGCGGCGCATAA
- a CDS encoding OPT family oligopeptide transporter has product MKQEEDKFTGLPENAFRELKPGEVYNPLMGPSKNYPEVNIWSVAWGIAMAILFSAAAAYLGLKVGQVFEAAIPIAIIAVGVSGAAKRKNALGENVIIQSIGACSGVIVAGAIFTLPALYILQAKYPEMTVTFMQVFISSLLGGVLGILFLIPFRKYFVSDMHGKYPFPEATATTQVLISGEKGGSQAKPLLMAGMIGGLYDFIVATFGWWNENFTTRVCSAGEMLAEKAKLVFKVNTGAAVLGLGYIVGLKYASIICAGSLAVWWIIIPGMSAIWGDSVLNAWNPEITSTVGMMSPEEIFKYYAKSIGIGGIAMAGVIGIIRSWSIIKSAVGLAAKEMGGKGNVEKNIIRTQRDLSMKIIAIGSIITLILIVLFFYFDVMQGNLLHTLVAILLVAGISFLFTTVAANAIAIVGTNPVSGMTLMTLILASVVMVAVGLKGPSGMVAALVMGGVVCTALSMAGGFITDLKIGYWLGSTPTKQETWKFLGTIVSAATVGGVMIILNKTYGFTSGALAAPQANAMAAVIEPLMSGVGAPWLLYGIGAVLAIILTLCKIPALAFALGMFIPLELNVPLVVGGAVNWFVTTRSKDASLNTERGEKGTLLASGFIAGGALMGVVSAAMRFGGINLVNEAWLNNTWSEVLALGAYALLILYIIKASMKVK; this is encoded by the coding sequence ATGAAACAAGAAGAAGACAAATTCACCGGGTTACCCGAGAATGCGTTCAGAGAGTTGAAACCTGGGGAAGTGTACAACCCGTTGATGGGTCCCTCAAAAAATTATCCGGAAGTTAATATCTGGTCAGTAGCATGGGGTATTGCCATGGCAATCCTTTTTTCGGCCGCCGCAGCCTATCTAGGATTGAAGGTCGGACAGGTATTTGAAGCAGCTATTCCAATTGCGATCATTGCCGTAGGAGTTTCCGGAGCTGCCAAAAGAAAAAATGCGTTGGGAGAAAACGTGATTATCCAGTCTATCGGAGCTTGTTCCGGAGTAATCGTTGCCGGAGCGATCTTCACCCTCCCCGCTCTTTATATTCTCCAAGCTAAATATCCCGAGATGACGGTTACTTTCATGCAGGTATTCATCAGCTCTTTATTGGGTGGCGTATTGGGTATTCTATTCCTGATCCCTTTCCGTAAATACTTCGTCAGTGACATGCATGGAAAATATCCTTTTCCGGAAGCAACAGCCACTACACAAGTGTTAATCTCCGGCGAAAAAGGCGGCAGCCAGGCTAAACCGTTATTGATGGCAGGTATGATTGGTGGGCTATATGACTTCATCGTAGCGACATTCGGATGGTGGAACGAGAATTTTACCACCCGTGTTTGCAGTGCCGGAGAAATGCTGGCAGAAAAGGCGAAGTTGGTATTCAAGGTAAACACTGGTGCCGCTGTGCTTGGTTTGGGATATATCGTCGGACTGAAATATGCTTCCATCATTTGTGCCGGTTCACTGGCTGTGTGGTGGATTATCATTCCGGGAATGTCTGCTATTTGGGGAGACAGTGTACTGAATGCATGGAACCCGGAAATCACCTCTACTGTAGGGATGATGAGTCCGGAAGAAATATTCAAATATTATGCCAAGAGCATCGGTATCGGCGGTATCGCTATGGCAGGTGTGATCGGCATTATCCGTTCCTGGAGCATCATCAAGAGCGCTGTCGGACTGGCAGCCAAAGAGATGGGTGGTAAAGGAAATGTAGAGAAAAACATTATCCGCACACAACGGGATCTTTCCATGAAGATTATCGCTATCGGTTCCATCATCACACTGATTTTAATCGTATTATTCTTCTACTTCGATGTCATGCAAGGGAATTTGTTACATACATTGGTAGCCATCTTATTGGTTGCCGGCATCTCTTTCCTGTTCACCACGGTAGCAGCTAATGCCATTGCGATTGTAGGTACTAATCCGGTTTCGGGAATGACATTGATGACACTGATTTTGGCTTCCGTAGTGATGGTAGCTGTCGGACTGAAAGGTCCTTCGGGCATGGTTGCCGCATTGGTAATGGGTGGTGTAGTATGTACCGCACTGTCGATGGCAGGAGGTTTTATCACCGACTTGAAGATTGGTTACTGGCTCGGAAGTACGCCTACCAAACAGGAAACATGGAAATTCTTGGGAACAATCGTATCAGCTGCAACAGTAGGCGGTGTAATGATTATCCTGAATAAGACCTACGGATTTACAAGTGGCGCGCTGGCTGCTCCGCAAGCAAATGCGATGGCAGCGGTTATCGAGCCACTGATGAGTGGTGTAGGTGCACCCTGGTTGTTATATGGCATTGGGGCTGTCTTAGCTATAATTCTGACTCTTTGTAAAATTCCTGCATTAGCATTCGCATTGGGTATGTTTATTCCATTGGAACTGAATGTGCCGTTGGTAGTGGGTGGAGCAGTGAATTGGTTTGTTACAACACGTAGCAAAGATGCATCTCTGAATACGGAAAGAGGTGAAAAAGGAACCTTACTGGCATCCGGTTTCATTGCCGGAGGTGCATTGATGGGAGTAGTCAGTGCCGCGATGCGCTTTGGTGGAATCAATCTGGTTAATGAGGCATGGTTGAACAATACTTGGTCAGAAGTGTTGGCATTAGGAGCGTATGCTTTACTGATTCTCTACATTATAAAAGCTTCAATGAAAGTTAAATAA
- a CDS encoding PorV/PorQ family protein, whose protein sequence is MKRVKHFLLASCLFPTLLGAQEMASAYFLELTPDAQSAGMAGTGLAATDKGSTAIFHNASTIAFSQEVMGASYSYAKINQDYALHSASLFYRIGREGIHGFAVGFQHFKDPKVFDYRPHIWDLEAAYFRDIAKNLSLSLTFRYLQAKAAESADSKNSVCLDFSATYHRNMALLDEMASWSIGFQAANIGKKLDGQKLPAKLGLGGTIDLPFSIENCLQVALDFNYLLPFEIRHLQAGIGAEYNFLKYGVIRAGYHFGDNNKGAGNYGTLGCGINFWPIRADFSYALADKDCFMRRTWQLGVGIVF, encoded by the coding sequence ATGAAACGAGTAAAACATTTCCTTCTCGCCTCGTGTTTATTCCCCACTTTGCTGGGAGCACAAGAAATGGCAAGCGCCTATTTTCTAGAGCTTACCCCAGACGCCCAATCGGCAGGTATGGCAGGTACAGGATTAGCTGCTACCGATAAGGGTAGTACAGCTATTTTTCATAATGCTTCTACCATCGCTTTCTCACAAGAAGTGATGGGGGCGAGTTATTCATACGCTAAAATCAACCAGGATTATGCGCTACATAGCGCCTCCCTTTTCTACCGGATCGGAAGGGAAGGCATACATGGATTTGCTGTAGGTTTCCAGCATTTCAAAGATCCCAAAGTGTTCGATTACCGTCCTCATATCTGGGATTTAGAAGCTGCTTATTTCAGAGATATAGCCAAGAATCTGTCTCTTTCATTAACGTTCAGATACCTGCAAGCCAAAGCTGCGGAAAGCGCAGACAGCAAGAATAGCGTTTGTCTGGACTTCAGCGCAACTTACCATCGCAATATGGCTCTATTGGACGAAATGGCTTCCTGGAGCATTGGTTTCCAAGCTGCCAACATTGGCAAAAAGCTGGACGGACAAAAGTTACCCGCCAAATTAGGATTGGGAGGTACAATCGACCTGCCATTCAGCATAGAAAACTGTTTGCAGGTAGCGCTCGATTTCAACTATCTGCTCCCCTTCGAAATCCGTCATCTCCAGGCTGGTATAGGAGCCGAATATAATTTCCTGAAATATGGAGTTATCCGTGCAGGTTACCATTTCGGAGACAACAACAAAGGAGCGGGCAACTACGGCACCCTAGGCTGCGGAATAAACTTCTGGCCGATACGTGCAGATTTCTCATACGCTTTGGCTGATAAAGATTGCTTTATGCGCCGCACCTGGCAACTGGGAGTTGGAATAGTTTTCTAA
- a CDS encoding helix-turn-helix domain-containing protein: MKMDFPQVDLPTEVLAWTNVTEDILNIYKQSCRLQACIVAICTEGSMKASINLLDYEIRPNDLITLLPGTIIQFRERTEKVCLCFAGFSAYCFGRINLMKSIGNAYPKLIEQPVVPLNEEVANYLKDYFALLSRASCNENFDMDAELVELSLQTILTSIRLIYHKFPGENGSSNRKKEICRELIRVITENYKNERRAQFYADELGISLQHLSTTVRQVTGKSVLDTIAYIVIMDAKAKLKGTNMTIQEIAYSLNFPSASFFGKYFRRYVGMTPLEFRNR; encoded by the coding sequence ATGAAAATGGACTTTCCACAGGTAGACTTGCCTACCGAAGTATTAGCATGGACGAATGTAACAGAAGACATTCTCAATATTTACAAGCAATCTTGCCGGTTGCAAGCATGTATTGTTGCCATCTGTACCGAAGGTTCAATGAAAGCCTCCATCAATCTGCTTGATTACGAGATTCGTCCTAATGACCTGATAACTCTGTTACCGGGAACAATCATTCAGTTTCGGGAGAGAACAGAAAAGGTATGCCTTTGCTTTGCCGGCTTTTCCGCGTATTGCTTCGGACGAATCAACCTGATGAAGAGTATTGGTAACGCATATCCCAAACTGATAGAACAGCCGGTGGTTCCTCTTAATGAAGAGGTAGCCAATTATCTGAAAGACTATTTTGCCCTATTATCACGGGCCAGTTGCAATGAAAACTTCGATATGGATGCTGAATTGGTTGAATTGTCTCTTCAGACTATCCTGACAAGCATACGATTGATATATCATAAATTTCCGGGTGAGAACGGTAGTTCGAATCGAAAAAAAGAAATCTGCCGGGAACTGATTCGTGTTATCACGGAGAATTATAAAAACGAACGTCGTGCACAATTCTACGCAGATGAGCTAGGAATATCTCTTCAGCATTTAAGTACGACAGTAAGACAAGTGACAGGTAAAAGTGTATTGGACACCATTGCTTATATCGTTATTATGGATGCTAAAGCCAAACTGAAAGGGACCAATATGACTATCCAAGAGATAGCATATTCTCTAAACTTTCCCAGTGCCTCTTTCTTTGGCAAGTATTTCAGACGATATGTAGGAATGACGCCATTGGAATTTAGAAACAGATAA
- a CDS encoding N-acetylmuramoyl-L-alanine amidase-like domain-containing protein, which produces MRRLLSIIVSLVTAISFAQQPVELPLWPDGAPNSSGLTGEEQETRPHFITNVTHPTLTVYHPEKPNGMAIIMCPGGGYRGLSMNSEGNDMAPWFCEQGITYMVLKYRMPNGHWEVPVSDAEQAIRMVRQHAKEWNVNPYKVGLMGASAGGHLTATLATHYNSETRPDFQILLYPVVTMMQITRGNTRTALLGKSPTMEQIQKFSAELQVTPDTPQAFIVLTSDDPSVAPYHGVNYYLALQKYKVPATLHVYPTGGHGWGFKDHFKYKQQWTQELEKWLRDGVVFPENPEPMLRIGKSYLGTKYVANTLDQDGEESLVIRTDAVDCLTFVEYTLAQALSSSFADNLQKIRYRDGIINGYPSRLHYTSEWIENGIRHGFLTDITAKNSAHTQKISLSYMSTHPKQYKKLADSPENVRQMAEYEKAISGKVVHWLPKSELPEAGLPWIMNGDIIAITTKMPGLDIAHVGIAEYKEGKLHLLHASSTLGKVVVSDEPLNHMLNNNKSWTGIRIVRMSHSKNN; this is translated from the coding sequence ATGAGGAGACTATTATCCATTATAGTATCACTTGTAACTGCCATATCATTTGCGCAGCAGCCCGTCGAGCTACCTTTGTGGCCCGACGGTGCTCCCAACTCCAGTGGACTAACCGGAGAAGAGCAGGAAACACGTCCTCATTTTATCACGAATGTCACGCATCCCACCCTGACGGTTTACCACCCGGAAAAGCCGAATGGAATGGCTATTATCATGTGTCCCGGAGGCGGATATCGTGGACTGAGTATGAATAGTGAGGGAAATGATATGGCTCCTTGGTTCTGCGAACAAGGTATTACCTATATGGTATTAAAATACCGGATGCCGAACGGACATTGGGAAGTCCCCGTATCAGATGCCGAACAAGCCATTCGCATGGTACGCCAACATGCCAAAGAATGGAATGTCAATCCTTACAAGGTAGGATTAATGGGAGCCTCTGCGGGAGGGCATTTAACTGCTACACTCGCCACTCACTACAATTCGGAAACACGTCCGGACTTTCAGATACTACTTTATCCGGTGGTTACAATGATGCAAATCACCCGGGGAAATACAAGAACTGCATTGCTCGGCAAAAGTCCAACAATGGAACAAATACAGAAGTTTTCTGCCGAATTGCAAGTAACGCCCGATACTCCACAAGCATTTATCGTTCTTACCTCCGACGACCCTTCCGTAGCACCTTATCACGGAGTGAACTATTACCTCGCTTTACAAAAATATAAGGTTCCGGCAACTCTCCATGTTTATCCTACCGGAGGACATGGCTGGGGATTTAAGGACCATTTTAAATACAAGCAACAATGGACACAGGAATTGGAGAAATGGTTGCGCGACGGTGTTGTATTCCCGGAAAACCCCGAACCCATGTTGCGAATCGGGAAATCTTACCTGGGAACTAAATACGTGGCTAACACATTAGACCAAGACGGAGAAGAATCATTAGTAATCCGGACTGATGCCGTAGATTGCCTCACTTTCGTAGAATACACGCTGGCACAGGCACTCAGTTCTTCCTTTGCCGACAATCTGCAAAAAATACGTTATCGAGATGGCATCATCAACGGATATCCTTCCCGTTTGCATTATACTTCCGAATGGATAGAGAACGGAATCCGCCACGGATTCCTCACCGATATTACTGCCAAAAACAGTGCGCATACCCAGAAAATATCTCTTTCGTATATGTCTACCCACCCCAAGCAATATAAAAAATTGGCTGATTCACCGGAAAATGTACGCCAAATGGCCGAATATGAAAAAGCAATCTCCGGAAAAGTCGTACATTGGTTGCCGAAAAGCGAACTGCCCGAAGCCGGATTGCCCTGGATCATGAATGGAGACATTATTGCTATTACAACAAAGATGCCCGGACTGGACATTGCCCATGTGGGAATAGCAGAATATAAAGAGGGAAAACTGCATCTGCTACACGCTTCTTCTACATTGGGAAAAGTAGTTGTCAGCGACGAACCCCTCAACCACATGCTAAACAACAACAAATCGTGGACAGGCATACGTATTGTCCGGATGTCTCACTCTAAAAATAACTGA
- a CDS encoding TonB-dependent receptor has translation MKYMIIGLFLLFAGNIYAQVRGTVKDSTGEAIPGANVFWMNTGQGVTTKEDGSFSITKPSKSHMLIVSFIGFQNDTIHVNSKKQQLDIVLRDGVELNEVNIVTRKLGTMKLRSSVMNEDMISSAELSRAACCNLGESFVTNPSVDVSYSDAATGAKQIKLLGLSGTYVQMLTENIPNYRGAAAPYGLGYVPGPWMQSIQVSKGTSSVKNGYEAITGQINVEFKKPQLPEADWVSANLFTSTTNRYEANADATLKISKRWSTSLLAHYENETKAHDGNDDGFVDIPQVEQYNVWNRWAYMGDHYVFQAGIKTLSETRTSGQANHGGTMHSGDLYKVGIDTERYEFFTKNAYIFNKEKNTNLALILSTTLHNQDATYGRKLYNVDQTNVYASLMFETEFNPQNSFSAGLSFNYDAYDQHYRLENTTDNPLKAFEKEAVPGAYVQYTLNLNDKWMVMAGLRGDYSNEHGFFVTPRAHLKYNPNDYVNFRLSAGKGYRNNHVLAENNYLLSSSRKVEIAKNLDMEEAWNYGASVSTYIPIFGKTLNVNAEYYYTDFLKQVIVDMDSTPHEVAFYNLDGRSYSHVFQVEASYPFFKGFTLTGAYRLTDAKTTYKGERMEKPLTSKYKGLLTASYQTPLGIWQFDATLQLNGGGRMPTPYELGDGQLSWERRYGSFEQLSLQVTRYFRRWSIYVGGENLTNFKQKNPIIDAANPWGNNFDSTMIWGPVHGAKGYIGIRFNLARNSE, from the coding sequence ATGAAATATATGATAATAGGACTGTTCCTGTTATTTGCCGGCAATATATATGCGCAAGTACGGGGAACAGTGAAAGATAGTACCGGGGAGGCTATTCCGGGTGCCAATGTGTTTTGGATGAATACAGGACAAGGGGTGACAACCAAAGAGGATGGTAGTTTTTCTATCACTAAACCTTCCAAAAGCCACATGCTGATTGTCAGCTTTATCGGTTTTCAGAACGACACGATTCATGTGAACAGTAAAAAACAACAACTGGATATTGTGCTTCGTGATGGAGTGGAACTGAATGAAGTAAATATTGTCACTCGTAAACTGGGAACAATGAAATTGCGCAGTAGCGTGATGAACGAAGACATGATAAGCAGTGCCGAATTGAGTAGAGCCGCTTGTTGTAACCTGGGTGAAAGTTTTGTGACGAACCCTTCAGTAGATGTGAGTTATTCCGATGCGGCAACAGGAGCCAAGCAAATTAAATTGTTGGGACTGTCCGGCACTTATGTGCAGATGTTGACGGAAAATATTCCGAATTATCGGGGAGCCGCCGCTCCTTATGGATTGGGATATGTCCCCGGTCCGTGGATGCAGAGTATACAGGTTTCCAAAGGAACATCTTCGGTGAAGAATGGTTATGAAGCCATCACAGGACAGATAAACGTGGAATTTAAAAAACCACAGTTGCCGGAAGCCGATTGGGTGTCTGCCAATCTTTTTACAAGCACTACCAACCGGTATGAAGCCAATGCGGACGCTACATTGAAAATTTCCAAACGATGGAGCACTTCTCTGCTGGCGCATTACGAAAATGAAACCAAGGCGCATGATGGTAATGATGACGGATTTGTGGATATTCCGCAGGTGGAACAATATAATGTGTGGAACCGGTGGGCATATATGGGCGACCATTATGTTTTCCAGGCAGGTATCAAAACCCTTTCTGAAACACGTACCAGCGGACAGGCCAATCACGGAGGGACAATGCACTCCGGTGACCTGTATAAAGTAGGGATCGATACAGAACGCTATGAATTCTTCACTAAGAATGCCTATATCTTTAATAAGGAGAAGAATACGAATCTGGCTTTGATTCTTTCCACCACTTTACACAATCAGGATGCTACGTATGGACGCAAACTGTATAATGTGGATCAAACCAACGTCTATGCTTCGCTGATGTTTGAAACAGAATTTAATCCGCAAAATAGTTTTTCCGCAGGATTGAGTTTCAATTATGACGCTTATGACCAACATTACCGTTTGGAAAATACAACGGACAATCCTCTCAAAGCCTTTGAAAAGGAAGCTGTTCCCGGTGCTTACGTGCAATATACGTTGAACCTGAATGATAAATGGATGGTAATGGCCGGTCTGCGTGGTGATTACAGTAACGAACATGGTTTCTTCGTGACTCCGCGTGCGCATCTTAAGTACAATCCGAATGATTATGTGAATTTCCGTCTTTCTGCCGGAAAAGGGTACCGTAACAATCATGTGTTGGCGGAAAACAACTACCTGCTTTCCAGCAGTCGTAAGGTGGAAATAGCAAAGAACCTGGATATGGAAGAAGCATGGAACTACGGTGCCAGCGTCTCTACTTATATCCCTATATTCGGCAAAACGCTGAATGTGAATGCAGAATACTATTATACGGATTTTCTGAAACAAGTGATAGTGGATATGGATAGCACCCCCCATGAAGTAGCTTTTTACAATTTGGATGGACGCTCTTATTCGCATGTGTTCCAAGTGGAAGCAAGTTATCCTTTCTTCAAAGGATTCACTCTGACAGGTGCTTACCGGCTCACAGATGCAAAAACGACCTACAAAGGTGAACGAATGGAGAAACCGCTGACCAGCAAATATAAAGGACTACTCACGGCTTCTTACCAAACTCCGCTGGGAATATGGCAGTTTGACGCTACACTGCAACTGAATGGCGGTGGCAGGATGCCTACTCCTTATGAGTTGGGAGACGGACAGTTGTCTTGGGAACGTCGTTATGGTAGTTTTGAGCAGTTGAGCTTGCAGGTGACCCGTTACTTCCGCCGCTGGTCTATCTACGTAGGAGGCGAGAACCTGACAAACTTCAAACAAAAGAATCCGATTATCGATGCAGCAAATCCTTGGGGGAACAACTTTGATTCTACCATGATTTGGGGACCGGTGCACGGAGCAAAAGGATATATCGGAATACGTTTTAACTTAGCTAGAAATAGTGAGTAA
- a CDS encoding heavy metal translocating P-type ATPase — translation MSNTTKKAFPVLNMHCAGCANNVEKTVKKLPGVIEAFVNFATNTLTVSYEKEQLTPGEIRAAVLAAGYDLIVEEAHKEERQEEEQHKRYTRLKWKVIGAWILVVPLLVYSMILMHVPHSNEIQLVLAIPVMVFFGGGFFTGAWKQAKLGRSNMDTLVALSTSIAFLFSLFNTFFPEFWYDRGLEPHVYYEASAVIIAFVLTGKLMEERAKGNTSTAIRKLMGMQPKAARVLRNGVEEEILIEKLQVSDLVVVRPGEQIPVDGLLSEGDSYVDESMISGEPVPVEKKKGDKVLAGTINQRGSFIIRAAQVGRETVLARIIAMVQEAQGSKAPVQRIVDRITGIFVPVVLFIAILTFVLWVTIGGSEYISYGILSAVSVLVIACPCALGLATLTALMVGIGKAASQHILIKDAVALEQMRKVDVVVLDKTGTLTEGHPTATGWLWAQSQEPYFKGVLLAAEMKSEHPLAGAIVSALQDEEKIKPAALDSFESITGKGIKASYEGHTYWVGSHKLLKDFSATVSDVMAEMLVCYESDGNGIIYFGRENELLAIIAVSDPIKATSVEAVKELKRQGIDICMLTGDGQRTALAVSSRLGIERFVADALPDDKAEFVRELQMQGKKVAMVGDGINDSQALALADVSIAMGKGTDIAMDVAMVTLMTSDLLLLPKAFQLSKQTVKLIHQNLFWAFIYNLIGIPIAAGILFPLNGLLLNPMLASAAMAFSSVSVVLNSLSLGRK, via the coding sequence ATGAGTAACACAACAAAAAAGGCATTTCCTGTGCTTAATATGCATTGTGCAGGATGTGCCAATAATGTAGAAAAAACAGTAAAAAAATTGCCAGGAGTCATTGAGGCTTTCGTTAATTTTGCTACCAATACATTGACCGTTTCTTATGAGAAAGAGCAGCTGACTCCCGGAGAGATTCGTGCGGCTGTGCTTGCGGCAGGTTATGATCTGATTGTGGAAGAAGCCCACAAAGAAGAACGTCAGGAAGAGGAACAGCATAAACGTTACACTCGTTTGAAGTGGAAGGTGATTGGAGCGTGGATTTTGGTAGTACCATTGTTGGTATATTCTATGATACTGATGCATGTGCCACATTCTAATGAGATTCAACTGGTACTTGCTATCCCTGTTATGGTCTTTTTCGGAGGTGGTTTCTTCACCGGAGCTTGGAAACAGGCTAAATTAGGACGGAGCAATATGGATACTTTGGTTGCGCTTAGTACCTCCATTGCTTTTCTGTTCAGTCTATTCAACACTTTCTTCCCCGAATTCTGGTATGACCGCGGATTGGAACCACATGTCTATTATGAGGCTTCTGCGGTGATTATCGCTTTCGTTCTCACCGGAAAGTTGATGGAGGAACGTGCCAAAGGAAATACCTCGACAGCCATTCGTAAGTTGATGGGAATGCAGCCAAAGGCGGCTCGCGTTCTGCGCAATGGAGTGGAGGAGGAGATCTTGATTGAGAAACTTCAGGTAAGTGATTTGGTGGTTGTACGTCCAGGAGAGCAAATACCTGTGGACGGTCTGCTTTCCGAAGGCGACTCGTATGTCGATGAGAGTATGATTAGCGGTGAGCCGGTCCCGGTAGAAAAGAAGAAAGGTGATAAAGTATTGGCGGGAACGATCAACCAGCGTGGCTCATTTATCATTCGTGCCGCACAGGTAGGCAGAGAGACAGTGCTTGCCCGCATTATCGCTATGGTGCAGGAAGCGCAGGGCAGCAAAGCTCCCGTGCAACGCATTGTCGATCGTATTACGGGGATTTTTGTACCTGTCGTATTGTTCATTGCCATTCTGACATTTGTATTGTGGGTCACCATTGGTGGCAGTGAATATATCTCTTATGGTATTCTGTCGGCTGTTTCTGTTCTTGTCATTGCTTGCCCGTGTGCTTTGGGGCTTGCTACACTTACTGCGTTGATGGTAGGTATAGGTAAAGCTGCCAGCCAGCATATTCTGATTAAAGATGCAGTGGCTTTGGAACAAATGCGCAAAGTAGACGTCGTTGTTCTGGACAAAACAGGAACTCTGACTGAAGGTCATCCTACAGCTACTGGATGGTTATGGGCGCAGTCGCAGGAACCATATTTCAAAGGTGTACTTTTAGCTGCGGAAATGAAATCGGAGCATCCGCTTGCCGGTGCTATTGTCTCTGCGCTTCAGGACGAAGAAAAAATAAAACCTGCTGCGTTGGATAGCTTTGAAAGCATTACGGGAAAAGGAATCAAAGCCTCGTATGAGGGGCATACTTACTGGGTAGGCAGCCATAAACTCCTGAAAGATTTCAGTGCGACAGTAAGCGATGTGATGGCTGAAATGCTGGTTTGCTATGAATCGGACGGTAACGGCATCATTTACTTTGGACGTGAAAACGAGTTGCTGGCTATCATTGCTGTTTCCGACCCGATAAAGGCTACTTCTGTCGAAGCAGTGAAGGAACTGAAACGTCAAGGGATTGACATCTGTATGCTGACGGGTGACGGGCAACGGACTGCACTAGCCGTTTCTTCTCGTTTAGGAATCGAACGATTTGTTGCCGATGCTCTGCCGGATGATAAGGCAGAATTTGTACGTGAGCTTCAAATGCAGGGAAAGAAGGTTGCGATGGTGGGCGATGGTATCAATGATTCGCAGGCATTGGCATTGGCTGACGTCAGCATTGCCATGGGAAAAGGAACGGATATTGCTATGGACGTGGCTATGGTGACGTTGATGACATCGGACTTATTGTTGCTTCCTAAAGCCTTCCAATTGTCGAAGCAGACGGTCAAACTGATTCATCAGAATCTTTTCTGGGCGTTTATTTATAACCTGATCGGTATTCCTATTGCTGCCGGTATCTTGTTCCCGCTGAATGGTTTGTTATTGAATCCGATGCTGGCAAGTGCTGCAATGGCGTTCTCCAGTGTGAGCGTAGTGCTCAATTCTTTGAGTTTGGGACGAAAATAA
- a CDS encoding heavy-metal-associated domain-containing protein produces the protein MRTKRWMVTCVVALLSVTAVLAKDIRVVVFKVSQMHCEKCEKKVRDNMRFEKGLKDISTEVKTKMVTITYDAEKTNVKKLQAGFNKFKYEAEFVKETKKDNQKADKK, from the coding sequence ATGAGAACAAAAAGATGGATGGTCACTTGCGTGGTGGCTCTTTTGAGTGTAACAGCTGTATTGGCAAAAGATATTCGTGTTGTTGTATTTAAAGTGTCGCAGATGCACTGTGAGAAATGCGAAAAGAAAGTAAGGGACAATATGCGTTTTGAGAAAGGGTTGAAGGATATTTCGACCGAAGTAAAAACAAAAATGGTAACCATTACGTATGACGCTGAAAAAACGAATGTAAAGAAGTTGCAGGCAGGGTTTAATAAGTTCAAATATGAAGCCGAATTTGTGAAAGAAACAAAGAAAGATAATCAGAAGGCTGATAAGAAGTAA